From Bicyclus anynana chromosome 11, ilBicAnyn1.1, whole genome shotgun sequence:
GTATTAACTTTGACTATTTGTTTTTACTTGTATAATCATTGTGATGTTCGTTTTTATGGTAAATATAttccataataattttatggtaattataattatggtaATATGGAATTAAGTCTATTGATACGGGCTTAATGCCCGATCAACAAATTCCGCGCGGACTTTACTATGATACGTAGAACTCCTTTTTTGCATAactactattaaattattataatacaatataatatataggtattttatataatttaatcaaGATACTGCTGCTCTTTTAGAAGACTCCGgaaatattacttatattatgttGAGTACATTAACCACCATACGAGTAAACAACACATAATTTGAAAGTGAATTACTGATACCGATTCATGCGAGTTATAATAATACTGATTATGTCAATTTATATTGAGCAAtctaagtaataataataaccgaACATCTAACTCTGAaccttaattattatattttacagaatattttatttaattttatctaaaagTTGTGATAAACCTGGGTAACTTtgtttcattataattttatcagtAAAAATCATAACTTTTATTGCTTTACTTTTGTTACTACTATTGTTGGATGTCTTTAATTGTAGTGAAAtagaataataatgtaaattacaTTATTGATCGCCAAaacaaataatgtaataaatgcaatgataattttatactatagatatattacgtctacaaaatcactgcaaaaagtgatccgaatttagcacCACCACTaagcgcacatatgcacaattttgtctttaattccattaataaataaaataaaaacagtttatttcagtaacattaatcagtaacaaaaaataaaaggctagagtcttcttttaagagttgtaaactcctgtgacagaagactccgctcttccataacaatCAATTCCATAACAAGCAGCaatccattatatatttatgtaccttaatatagtttttaaacttcctgaagacataactcgacattgaagacgatatttaggtattacgtgttttaataacgttcgttgtttaataagcgacaaaatgaaattaagacaattatacacatttgttCGCCTCGGTTTTGATGCCTTATTatcctatctctagtataaaatatcattgaataaatgtataataataaatgtaagtaATTGATAAACTAAGTTACCCAAATATGCCGCAGTgtacttattttgttttataaaatatttttaatatttattttgagttCAGTGGTCCTCTAAGAATTAATGGTATTTACGATTTTGATATTGGGgcaatgtatttaaaatagttaaatttaTCAAATGAATGTTACatgaatgttatttatgttGGTATGTGAAAGAATCCAAATAGACATACGTCAATCAttaccttaaaaatatttttatataaaagatatCTTGATTTGCCTTTTGAGCTTCACCTTATCTGTCCTTTTGAGAGTaattaaaatcaacaaaattgtatatttttcgtGCACAATTAATGCTTATTTGTTAATGTATTGGGTTAGAGAAACTTAGATAATGTAACTTTTGCAAATTTGATCCATGACCAAACTGAACGTATATTTTAGTAGATAGAGTTTTTCTAATTAAAGTAGACTGAAATCGctcggcaaattaaaaaaaaaatcggagggCATTATAAGAATAACTCAGttcgatatttaatttttttatatagatataactAAACGCATGTGTGATGTTTTCACACTTATGCGTTTTTACcaacaaattgttttatttgccgggcgatttcagtctttaCTTTCTGTAGCCAGCCATATACCCTTAATTATACAGCAAAAACGACTAAATATTATTGTGGCGCTTTCAATCCaggttttatacttttatatttctGGTCAGGCTTTAATAGAAGACTATAAAGTATTATTGCATCATCCTCGACTCCGAAATATGTTACCTATGTTTTGTTACGCAACATCAACTCATTATAACATCAAATTAACTTAGTTGACGTATTTGCTTACAATGTTTTAGTTATATAAGACAAATAGCTAAATATTGTTGTGGCGCTCTCAATCcaggtttataattttatatttctggtcaGGCTTTAATAGAAGACTTTATAGTATTATTGCATCATCCTCGACTCTAAAATATGTTATCTTATCGTTTTATGACGCAACATCAACTCATTATAACATTAAATCAACTTAGTTGACGTATTTGCTAACAATGTTTTAGTTATATAGGACAAATAGCTAAATATTGTTGTGGCGCTCTCAATCcaggtttataattttatatttctggtcaGGCTTTAATAGAAGACTTTATAGTATTATTGCATCATCCTCGACTCCGaaatatattatctatgttTTGTTACGCAACATTAACTTATTATAACATTAAATCAACTTAGTTGACGTATTTGCTTACAATGTTCTATAGTTAAGATTTATGTGGGACAAATTCTGGCCACCTGCTCCTTCTCAGCCGCCACTCTGAGCATCAACTCGTCGGCCCAGCGGTGCGCCGTGCGGTCAACCGTTGACGGTACGGTGAGGCATTGCATGCCGCCGTATTCACACGCGATCTGTAATTAACAATACCGAATATTGAATCCTACTAGTGACAAAAGAGCGAGTTACAGGCGCGTTCGTTCGCACCTCTTTCACTCTATCTCTTGCACACTGACTTGTACACGTGTCTTGTACGTGGTAGAGGACTCATGCGGTTTTTTATAGCTGTGCTCATATCTTTGAAAATGTAAGATAACTTGGTCTAAATCGCAGTCCCTGGAGTGAAACATCGTTTATAGGAAGCCTTTATAGGAAGCGCTGACTCGATAATGTAAATGTTGATGTGAAATCCAGTAAGCCTAGGTTCTACAGAGCATGTGGCGCTAGGGTATAATGACGgagaaaagaaacaaaaagtaagTTCCAGGCGCGTTCATCGTTGATTGTTTGTCACTGAGCTTGATGCCAGCCGCGCCTCTATCTCGCGTCTCTGTCGACGCGCAAGCGAGGACTCAGTCAAGTAGTTTATTGGTAGCtgttctttgattttttttatcttttatttaataatatacttactctTTAGTGATGTAACAGTGCTCTGTCAATGGGAATGAACGTGGCCCCGTGCGCCAGCTCCTACACGAAGTGGTTCCCTAGTGACCGCAGTGCGTACTTGCTGCGGTTCTTCAGTGCATTGCTAGAGGTATAACTTACTCTATAGTGGTGTAACAGTGCATTGGTAGAGGTATAACTTACTCTATAGTGGTGTAACAGTGCATTGGTAGAGGTATAACGTACTCTATAGTGGTGTAACAGTGTCGGTGTAACTCTGTCAGTGGGGACACCTATGGACGTGGCCCCGAGCGCCAGCTCCCGCACGAAGTGGTTGCTTGGTTTTACCGCGTCGCGCGGTCGCAGTGCGTACTTGCTGCGGTTGTTCAGTGCATTGGTAGAGGTATAACTTACTCTATAGTGGTGTAACAGTGCTCTGTCAGTGGGGACACCTATGGACGTGGCCCCGGGCGCCAGCTCCCACACGAAGTGGTTGCCTAGCTCCACCGCGTCGCGCGGTCGCAGTGCGTGCTTGCTGCGGTTGTTCAGTGCATTGGTAGAGGTATAACTTACTCTATAGTGGTGTAACAGTGCTCTGTCAGTGGGGACACCTATGGACGTGGCCCCGGGCGCCAGCTCCCACACGAAGTGGTTGCCTAGCTCCACCGCGTCGCGCGGTCGCAGTGCGTACTTGCTGCGGTTGTTCAATGCATTGGTAGAGGTATAACTTACTCTATAATGATGTAACAGTGCTCTGTCGGTGGGAACGCCTATGGACGTGGCCCCGGGCGCCAGCTCCCACACGAAGTGGTTGCCTAGCTCCACCGCGTCGCGCGGTCGCAGTGCGTACTTGCTGCGGTTCTTCAGTGCGTGCGGCGCCGCCCATCTTCTTGTTTTACGCGATGTTACTAACGGCGCTGGAGCTTCTGGGTCGTCCTGTAATCGATTCAATAATCATCACGTTATTAATTATAGCTACAATAGTTTCATGATTAAAGTCATGAGCTCTTTCCCCGCCCGTTCAAAAATTCTGTCATACAGCCTAGTAACacacggacggacggacagcggaTTGTTAGTAGATAATAGAAATCTTTGAGTACGGAACCCACCCTAAAATCATcaattatgtttattgtttgttGTCTGCTTCTTATTTTATACCAATATCAACTTACCTCCCATCGCAGATAAAAGAAAGCGTTCCGAAACAGGAAAGCAGAGGGAGCCTTCGTCTGCGGGTTGTAGGACGCCCGCAGTGACGTCAGCAGCGCCGTCAGAGTCCTCTCCCGCCGCGGCAGGATGACCTCGTCCACGTCGATGACCACGAGCCAGCCCGCCGTGGCCATGGAGCGGTACAGGCAGTCGTTGAACGCTGCGAACTGGCCTTCTGTCCTGGAAAGATATAGCGAGGACttgccaatgatattttatactagagatagggcaccagcgcatcaaaactgaggcggacaaatgtggtaaattgacttaatttcatttagttgcttgcaacaacgaacgttattaaaacaaataatcgtctacaatgtcgagtgggaaggaagtgtaaaaattatcattattctgTGCAATATCTCATTGTAGATGGaatcataaattatattttgcacagattatcattaaattatcattattctgTGCAATATCTCATTGTAGATGGAAtcataaattatattcataaataacatCACACTCCTCATTAATATTAGAAGGGAAAAAGTTTGTGAGATGTCTTAAGTTTATTACTCCTTTACATCGTAGCCaccgaaccgatttggctaaaatttgataGATTGACACCAACATATAGGCTAAAGTTTATCCCAGAAAATTCAtagttcctgtgggatttgtcaGAAACAGGACTTCACGCGAGCGGAATCACAAGCGAATGTTGAAGGTTTTAGTAATGACAATTTTTCCAGGATATCTGAGTGAcgtttacataatattagttCCATAAAGTGGTCTAAAAGACGAATCACTTGAGCATTCAACGACTAGACTCGATAAATATATATGATTGGCACTCTAAAGCGGTGATCCCTAGATTTCCGTAACATCTAGACACTGACTTTGGACTAGTATACTTACTTGTCTAAAGTCAGTGTCCAAAGCAGTCAGGTGGGTACTCCTGATTTCCACTTTAGTGACAATGGGCAGTTTCCATGACAACAGAATACTAGCCCCTGTTTCCTATAGTGCTCCAGAAGGGAGGCCACAAAAATGTAGAACACATGTTAGAACTGACTGGCACACTAAAATCCTAATCTTCTGTAGATAATTAGATAGGTATAGCTACTTCAAAGACTTTGGATTAGCACCTGATTTCAACTTTAGTAACGATGGGCAGTTTCCATGACAGCAGAGTGACAAGCCCCTGTTTCCTGTAGTGCTCGAGAAGGCAAGCCACTTGTACACTCAGCGACTCGTTGTACATGTAAAAATGACTGGCACCGAGGAGACGGTTCAACTCGAACCACTCTATCAGCCATTCGTCTCGTGAGTACGAGAAGTGGAAAGGTTTCACACACACGTGTAGGGTTTCCTGGAAATTGAAGAGGAAATCAAATTAACAACTGGagagaatattataaaactggaaacatttttttcaaagcACTATGTGTATACGCCTTTAACAATGAgcttatttaacttttttatatgaCATGACAGACAGCCTCTGATAggcctaaattttttttacaaagataataataaagtgGTTTTAGGGTCCAAGGTTACCTGGAAGAAATtgctacgtagcgataaggccgccttttgtgtCCTACTTCTGAACTACATATacttttttctgtcttattatttctttctcatgttgtggtgtacaaataaagtatgaatgaataaataaataatagctttATAGCTATAGGAATAAATTATAGCTAATTCGgtgaaataatatattgtatcgAAATATTACGCAATTAGTAATctgatttgattttaattgatgagaattaaagttttcataaaacaacAGCTGTTTTAGTGTCTCTGTTTTATGTATGACATGTGATACAAAGCACTTGCTTAATTCaacaatttatgtttataagTGAAATAACTTATTTACTATTGCTCTAGTAAGTATTAATGTGTATTCGCCTAAGTACAATGTGTATTCGCCTTTAGCGATGAGCTCgcttaacatttttaaatgttcaGTGACATGACGGACGGCCTGTAAGTTGTGTAATGTAATTATCGCAATTTGGGAATTGCAGGCTATTATAGCGAAGCGCAGGTAGTATTATAATGAGTGACATACGAATAATACGCATTTAGTAATCTGCTTTCGaattaaagtatttataaaacaacagcTGTTTCAGGGTCATGTGAAACACTTGCTTAATTCTACAATATGTTTGTAGCTGAATAGGTTCCTTGCTATTGTTCTAGTAAGTATTAATGTGTGTTCGCAAATAAGTTGAGTATTCGCCTAAGTATAATGTGTATTCGCCTTTAGCGATGAGCTCGCTTAACGTTTTTAAATGTTCGGTGACATGACGGACAGCCGGTAAGTTGCGCACTAATTACTGTAATTATCGCACTTTGTGAAACGCAGGCTATTAATGCGAACGCAGGTGGATAGTACAATGAGTGACTAGATAGGAATAATACACATTTAGTAATCTGCTTTCGAATTAAAGTATTCATAAAACATCAACTGTTTTAGGGTGTGTGTTATATGTATAGCATGGGATACAAAGCACTTGCTTAATTCAACAATATGTTTATAGCTGAAATACGAGTAGCTTCCTTACTATCGTGCTAGTAAGTATTAATGTGTATTCGCCTAATTACAATGTATATTCGCCTTTAGCGATGAGCTCACTTAACGTTTTTAAATGTTCGGTGACATGACGGACGGTCGGTAAGTTGTGCACTAATTGCTGTAATTATCGCGCTTTGTGAAACGCAGGCTATTATTGCGAAGCGCAGGTGGATAGTACAATGAGTAACATGATAGGAATAATACGCATTTAGTAATCTGCTTTCGaattaaagtatttataaaacaacagcTGTTTCAGGGtctgtattatatgtatagcgTGTGATACACTTGCTTATTTCTACAATATGTTTCTAGCTGAAATGGCTTCCTTACTATTGTTCTAGTAAGTATTAATGTGTGTTCGCAAATAAGTTGAGTATTCGCCTAAGTATAATGTGTATTCGCCTTTAGCGATGAGCTCGCTTGACGTTTTTAAATGTTCAGTGACATGACGGACGGCCGGTAAGTTGTGCACTAATTGCTGTAATTATCGCGCTTTGTGAAACGCAGGCTATTATTGCGAAGCGCAGGTGGATAGTACAATGAGTGACAAGATAGGAATAATACGCTATAACCATTGTTTATGAAATACTATTGTAGTTTTTAGCGTGCTTTTAGATATCTGGTTTCAAGTGAATTTCATCAAAACAGCTGTTTTAgtagaatattatatttaatctgATATAACATGTTTTTGAACTAAGCAATTTAGTAAAGTTATGTATCACATATTATACACGTAACATGGGGTTAAGTTATGTGGACATTTATAGTATGTGATGATACATATCACTTGCTTATTTCATAGGTATTTTCACAACTCAAAATATGAAACGGCTAGTAGTATTTACATTAGGgtcatatttttatgtttattatacgaagagattgaaaatttttaaatataaagaccaagtaattcataaaaaagtttatttatttatttcaatagtaCCTACCCAACCGGCGACTAGACTAGAATAATCTAAGAAGAAAGACTATAATATTCTGCAATGATGCCTTGTAGGTATGTAtatctcgcaagtgcgagtctCACCTCTATCCTTCTCTttcagagagagatagaggtgaattcgaaatcCTCAATTGCGAGTTAAACAAGACATCGTTGCAGAATAGCGAGATCACAAATGATGAGATcgaggtcaagggctaacttgttatttaatagaataaaatattcgATTCCGAaaggtttgggttcgaatctggtccggagcatgcacctcccacttttcagttgtgtgcattttaagaaattaaatatcacgtgtcacaaacggtgaaggaaaaacatcgcgaggaaacctgcataccagaaaattttcttaattctctgcgtgaagtctgccaatccgtattgggccagcgtggtggactattagcctaacttctctcattctgagaggagactcgagctcagcagtgagccgaatatgggttaataatgaatgatgaatgatttgacccccgtggcgcagtggtatgcgcgttagatttacaaaacggaggtcctgggttcgatctccggctgggcagattgttttttcttaattagtccagttctggctggtgggaggcttcggcttcgTGGCtagatttagcgttcaggtacgaggccgtgtagaaaccgaaaggggtgtggattttcatcctcctcctaacaagttggcccgcttccatcttagactgcatcatcacttaccatcaggtgagattgtagacaagggctaacttgtaaagaattaaaaaaaaatccatacctCAATGCCACTCTTAGGTTCCGTGTCTCGTATAGTCAGCAGGTTGGTGGGCGGTCGGTTCGGTGCCGTGCTAGCGACTATCGATATAGATGCGCCGACGGTGTCCTGCGGTTTCACTCCCGAGTCCCTTAGCAGGCAGAGCACGTAGGTCGCGCTGTACTTCAGGTTCCAGTTCTCTCGAATGGGCTGGAAATGGACGATGGAAATGTTAATATAAGTTTGAGTATTACACTGGAATCCACCATACACGTCTGTTacattgtaaattaaaacaCCAGGAGTGTAGGTACGCAACTTGAGacaatcaccatcatcatcatcactgcaGGACGTaagccttttgcagggacttccaaacatcacgatactgagccgcctgcatccagcgaataccttcatgtcgtcagtccagaggtggggggtcgaccaacactgcgcttttttgtgcggggccgccattccaacaccttgggaccccaacggccatcggctcttcgaactatggtCCCCCacccatttccacttcagcttcgcaacacattgagctatttcggtgactttagttcttctttTTGAGACAatacttgtattaaaatatgtaagccctcattcgcacgagagtttttttttaatgaacgttaaaaaagctgatattaaatgaaggtctatttccaacgcccaatattgaaaatgcaacactgctcgaaaaaaagcgtcgtgttttaaaaacgctgtcgtgtgaacatatatttaggaatgcattttttgtatttgaaagctttttaaCGTTcgataaaaaaactctcgtgcgaatggggctTACTCAACTTGAAAGCACGCACGTGAGTGCAGTGTTCTTTaccttttaaataaacatcacaaATTATGATCTCAAGCAGATTTAACATCTTTGATATTGAGAAAAGTCTTTTAATAGGTACAAGCCTCAAGTCAAGTTTTTAAGCCCATAAGGGCTAAAATATtcatcagtgtgcctagtggcaggtttcaatgttttcatactatgacgatcgcgtaaccgtaaacgcgaatttctaaggaatcgaAACAGCGCCATATAGTGGCATTTCACTGTCAcaatatgaaaacattgaaaaccgCCACACAGAACACAAAACGCTAAATCTAACGCTTTAGAATTCCGTGATTACGCATGATTGATTTTCGATGCAAAAAGAGGTGTTATGATTTTGACCGCtattatgtctgtctgtgggACCGTAGCACTTAACcatagaaattaattaaaaaaaagcgagCAACCTCACCTTCCTTTTTCCAACCAATTTATCGAGTATTTTTCAAgggataacaattttttttttcaatcattattgAGGGATTCAAATTACTGGACGTCAAATTATGGAGACTTCACAGTTTATACCTACTCTTAGATATAGATATCCTTCAAAAGGAACTTTAAATCTTTGCGAAGTATCTGTATAGGTATACCACAGCTGTGTAGAAGTTGCAAATTACTTCGACTATGTTGAGCCGTGGCTTAAAGTTGCCCGCCGGAGTTAACTAGTTGATAAATTCAGCCGTGAGCGGACGCTCCGCTGCATAAGCTGACAAAAtgattacatacatataaaaaaaaaacatacatacagccgaacgtagaacctcctccttttttgaagtcggttaaaaaccgaCTAAATGATAAAAGGGTGGTTTTTAGTTGGCTGACTACATGTCTTTAATTCCTCTGTAAGTTACGAAATTTCAactaaaatcattagaaaaactgTACATACAGTTGGTTCTCGGTTTTTACGTTTAAAACTGTAAAACTGCAAGATCTGTAGCCCGCATCTGTGTGTATTTTTGTCTCAATTAGGTACGTTAATTAATCCTAACGATGTCGGCCattcacaatattttaattaccctgatgatgatgataacgaatAATATACTCTTACCCACTAATGGACGTAGATGTGGACTGACGTCATTAACCGGGTTGTATAGAGCCGCTgcatgttggcggctcgagatcatACGATATTTGAAAATCCatacaagaggcttatgtccagtaacggacatctatcggctgaggatgatgatgatattctcACCTTAACCCTCGCCtcgtcttcgaacagtgcgtgttaccagtgatgacctatggttccgagacttggtcgctaactatgggcctcataagaaggctcagagtcacacagcgggcgatggaacgagctatgttaggagtatctctgcgtgatcgaatcagaaatgaggagatccgcagaagaaccaaagtcacatagctcaacgagttgcggagctgaagtggcaatgggcggggcacatagttcgaagagccgatgggcgttggggtcccaaagtgctagaatggcgaccccgcactagtaagcgcagtgttggccgaccccccaccaggtggactgacgacatcaagcgagtcgcagggattcgctgggtgcaggtggctcagtatcgtgatgtttggaagtgatAGTACGGTTTTCGTTGCCGCTATTACTTTGCTTACCTAATACCGACTAttgttttgcatttttttgCGATTACTTTGGTTACAATGTCAATTACATTAATTTGTAAACCATTCCATGTTTTCACGTTAATAGATTTCGAGTTATTAAGTAGACAAAAGTGGCCTCAAATGTTTCGTGTAAAGATACCTCTGTCGCTTTGTCAGCCGTTCTCTCTATTTGACTGACGAACTTCCGTGCGTctcgatgataatgatgatgctgatggcTAATCATATGTACCTTAACCCTGGCCTTCAGCGTGATAGTACGGTTGTCGGCCAACCACAGGCGGCACACGACGGGGTCGGCGCCGCGCGTCTTTGTCGCCGCGATTACACGCACCGCCGCC
This genomic window contains:
- the LOC112056573 gene encoding uncharacterized protein LOC112056573, producing MRWRARAAPSRAKERANISFFIFIMFFAVFGVIVLTELLLLERPTPGSTRSRYSDDLQGWEGRTETGGEGAEPPPPAHAPLDAVWQPVAGTRFRFYVYSAYVERRTVAAVRVIAATKTRGADPVVCRLWLADNRTITLKARVKPIRENWNLKYSATYVLCLLRDSGVKPQDTVGASISIVASTAPNRPPTNLLTIRDTEPKSGIEETLHVCVKPFHFSYSRDEWLIEWFELNRLLGASHFYMYNESLSVQVACLLEHYRKQGLVTLLSWKLPIVTKVEIRTEGQFAAFNDCLYRSMATAGWLVVIDVDEVILPRRERTLTALLTSLRASYNPQTKAPSAFLFRNAFFYLRWEDDPEAPAPLVTSRKTRRWAAPHALKNRSKYALRPRDAVELGNHFVWELAPGATSIGVPTDRALLHHYRIACEYGGMQCLTVPSTVDRTAHRWADELMLRVAAEKEQVARICPT